A region of Flavobacteriales bacterium DNA encodes the following proteins:
- a CDS encoding ABC transporter ATP-binding protein: MIQLNNIHKSYGSLEVLKGVNLTIEKGKVISIVGASGAGKSTLLQIIGTLDKPDEGTLKLNNIDVSSLKDKELSLFRNKNIGFVFQFHHLLPEFTALENVCIPAFIHKTPKSEAEKRATELLTSLGLKERLHHKPSELSGGEQQRVAVCRALINNPSVILADEPSGNLDSASAKDLHELFFKLRAEFNQTFIIVTHNEELANMADQKLVMKDGNIL; the protein is encoded by the coding sequence ATGATTCAACTAAACAACATTCATAAATCGTATGGCTCACTTGAAGTTTTAAAGGGAGTTAATTTAACCATTGAAAAGGGTAAAGTAATTTCTATAGTAGGTGCTTCTGGTGCAGGAAAATCAACCCTATTACAAATTATTGGAACTCTAGATAAACCTGACGAAGGCACCCTGAAACTGAACAACATTGATGTTTCAAGTCTCAAGGATAAAGAACTTTCTTTATTCAGAAACAAAAACATTGGTTTTGTTTTCCAATTTCATCATTTGTTACCTGAATTTACTGCCCTAGAAAATGTTTGCATACCAGCATTTATTCACAAAACACCAAAATCGGAAGCAGAAAAAAGAGCTACAGAACTATTAACTTCTTTAGGACTTAAAGAACGATTACATCATAAGCCATCAGAACTTTCGGGAGGGGAACAACAGCGTGTTGCAGTTTGTAGAGCTTTAATAAACAATCCATCCGTTATTCTCGCCGACGAACCTTCAGGAAATTTAGATTCAGCCTCTGCTAAAGATTTACATGAATTGTTTTTTAAATTGAGAGCAGAATTTAATCAAACCTTTATCATTGTTACTCATAATGAAGAGTTAGCAAATATGGCTGACCAAAAACTGGTAATGAAAGACGGAAATATTTTGTAG
- a CDS encoding FkbM family methyltransferase — MLKQLKLIFFKNFSKIDAVLKFPNLKVGETAIQVGFDMTSAVSSDLFELHRRVAATGKVIGIDPDPRNHSFANKIIEQNNLNIITIQKGTFSKKGQSNFLLGKISSWNQLGNIAIDSSADYEEHEITVEIDTIDNIVSDLKLDIEKISHINLTCNGAEYDTLLGSENLLKKAKNISLTIIAGRYDESGTINGEQDYKLILNYLNSLGFTCKFKRMHQFFWWGFIVRTLINRNWIYNKDNYGLIMAYKGCKKTKWYQSYS; from the coding sequence ATGCTAAAACAACTCAAACTCATTTTTTTTAAAAACTTTTCAAAAATTGATGCCGTTTTAAAATTTCCGAACCTAAAAGTTGGAGAAACAGCTATTCAAGTTGGGTTTGATATGACTTCTGCTGTATCTTCTGATTTGTTTGAATTACATAGAAGAGTTGCTGCAACAGGAAAAGTTATCGGAATTGACCCTGACCCACGAAATCATTCCTTTGCAAATAAAATTATTGAGCAAAATAATTTGAATATCATCACCATCCAAAAAGGCACTTTTTCCAAAAAGGGGCAAAGCAATTTTTTATTGGGTAAAATTAGTAGCTGGAATCAACTTGGTAACATCGCCATTGACAGTTCTGCTGATTATGAAGAACACGAAATAACTGTTGAAATTGATACTATTGATAATATCGTCTCAGATTTAAAACTTGATATTGAAAAAATATCACACATCAACTTAACATGCAATGGTGCTGAATACGACACATTACTTGGTTCTGAAAATTTATTAAAAAAAGCGAAAAATATTTCTTTAACTATTATTGCTGGTCGTTACGATGAAAGTGGAACCATTAATGGTGAACAAGATTATAAGTTAATTTTAAATTATTTGAACAGCCTCGGTTTTACTTGTAAGTTTAAAAGAATGCATCAATTCTTTTGGTGGGGTTTTATTGTAAGAACATTAATTAATAGAAACTGGATTTATAATAAAGATAATTACGGTTTAATTATGGCTTATAAAGGATGTAAGAAGACCAAATGGTATCAATCCTATTCATAA
- a CDS encoding sulfotransferase domain-containing protein produces the protein MLVNNIIIGAGRSGTTSLVGYLKQHPDVNFSTIKEVTYFSVEEHFKRGHEYFHSFFENRKGMLSTSDTYLLMDAAAPEKIQKYNPAIKLIVILREPAKRTFSNFQYSINNGYIPESTSFIESEALESGYLKTKDIVFQNNHCNFYGSLYHHHLTNWLKYFKKEQLFICTTNELNKSPKETLDKLFEFLALKPYEVTPLIEKNKAAGVKNKGLNNFLVDRDNWLRRLIRKPLQIGFVRSLIFKTGIVEKIKDVNRVEQVYREMTQEEKDFCETYFENDLAMLKKDFGIVW, from the coding sequence GTGTTAGTAAACAATATCATTATAGGGGCAGGAAGGTCAGGGACAACCTCGTTGGTTGGGTATTTAAAGCAGCATCCTGATGTTAATTTTTCTACAATTAAAGAAGTTACCTATTTTTCTGTTGAAGAACATTTTAAAAGAGGACATGAGTATTTTCACTCTTTCTTTGAAAATAGAAAAGGAATGCTTAGCACATCAGATACATACTTATTGATGGATGCAGCTGCTCCCGAAAAAATTCAAAAGTATAATCCAGCTATCAAACTAATTGTAATTCTTAGAGAACCTGCAAAACGAACATTTTCTAACTTCCAGTATTCTATTAACAATGGTTACATTCCAGAAAGTACTTCTTTTATTGAGAGTGAGGCATTAGAATCAGGTTACCTCAAAACCAAGGATATTGTTTTTCAGAATAACCATTGTAATTTTTATGGTAGTTTATATCACCATCATTTAACTAATTGGTTAAAGTATTTTAAAAAAGAACAGCTATTTATTTGCACTACAAATGAATTGAATAAATCTCCAAAAGAAACTTTAGATAAGTTGTTTGAATTTTTAGCGTTGAAACCATATGAGGTAACTCCTTTAATAGAAAAAAACAAAGCAGCTGGAGTTAAAAATAAAGGCTTGAATAATTTTTTAGTAGATAGAGATAATTGGCTTCGTAGGTTGATTAGAAAACCTTTGCAAATTGGTTTTGTGCGTAGTTTAATTTTTAAAACAGGAATAGTTGAGAAAATAAAAGATGTAAATAGGGTTGAGCAAGTATATAGAGAAATGACTCAAGAAGAAAAAGATTTTTGCGAAACTTATTTTGAAAATGATTTAGCGATGCTGAAGAAAGATTTTGGTATCGTATGGTAG